In one window of Pseudoalteromonas espejiana DSM 9414 DNA:
- the rplQ gene encoding 50S ribosomal protein L17: MRHRKSGRQLNRNSSHRKAMFSNMAGSLVKHEIIKTTLPKAKELRRVIEPLITLAKTDSVANRRLAFARTRDNEVVGKLFSEIGPRNTDRPGGYTRILKCGFRAGDNAPMAYIELVGRPATNEEVQEDAQSAE; the protein is encoded by the coding sequence ATGCGCCATCGTAAGAGTGGTCGTCAATTAAACCGTAACAGTAGCCATCGTAAAGCGATGTTCAGCAATATGGCAGGTTCTTTGGTGAAACATGAAATCATCAAAACTACTTTGCCTAAAGCGAAAGAGTTACGCCGTGTAATTGAACCTTTAATCACACTGGCTAAGACTGACAGTGTAGCAAATCGCCGTTTAGCGTTTGCTCGCACGCGTGATAATGAAGTAGTTGGTAAATTGTTCAGCGAAATCGGTCCTCGTAATACAGACCGTCCAGGTGGTTACACTCGTATTCTTAAGTGTGGCTTCCGTGCTGGTGATAATGCACCAATGGCTTATATTGAACTAGTGGGTCGCCCAGCGACTAACGAAGAAGTTCAAGAAGACGCGCAGTCTGCAGAGTAA